In the genome of Pontibacter actiniarum, the window GTATTTGCCCAGTGGCAACCCAATGGCTACCGTGAGCAGGAACATGGCGATTACTCCTAGTATATCAGTTAACATTTTTCTTGTGTTGTGGTAGTGAACTTAGAATTTCTCGGGTTTTAGCAGCACGTAAAACAGGTAGCCAAACGTGACGATGCTTAGGATGAAAAGTGCAATCATATCTTTTGTGTGTATAGATGAGCTTCATAGGTTGGAAAGGCATTAAGGCAGCATGTTGTGCGTCATCTGCTGAGAGCAACGAACCAGGGCCGGCCCCATCAGCAAGCGCCACTGCAGCGAGTTATCTCCGTTGTAAAGGTGCAGGGCATACAGGTAAGAAACCTGCAGCGCGTGGCGCACCTGCTGATCGCCTTCCTGCAACAGCTTGTTTGCCTCCCGGAAGCATCGGCGGGCGCCGTCGAGGTTAACGGCATCGATAAAGCGGTTGGTGTAAGAGGCAAAGCAGGCCAGCTGGCGGTGCAGGTTGCGCTTGTTCTCTTCTAAACTAATCTCAGGTGCCAGGTCCGGAAATTCCTGGCTCAGCTCCTTCGAAATTTCATGATGCTGTATCATAGCGCTCATAGAAAAGAAATTAAATGTTGTCAAAAAAATCAATGGATTTGTAAAAGAGCCAGAAGCAGGCAAGCCCGGCTACCAGCAGTAAAATCGTCATCAGCACTTCATTCATAGTATAAATGGTTTGTTGTGCCAGACCTTTAGTCAAGGGGGGTGCCAGGAAGTATAAAGTATGGGCTACCCAAGTATAAACCGCAACTAATCAAGCCATTTCACACTTGCGCTTTTCCTGGAGGTGATCCAACAAAAAAGCCGACCCTACCATTTTGGTAGGGTCGGCTTTTCATATCGGTAGGCTATACTTGCGGAAACGCGTCAGCGGCCGCTATACTTAGCTCCTTTTTGATCACCTATACTTGAGGCAGTTTTTAGTTCAGGCCATACTCCTGCACCTTGCGGTAAAGCGTGGTCAGGCCGATGTGCAGGCGGCGGGCGGCTTCGGTTTTGTTGCCGTCGGTCTGTTCCAGTATTTTCATGATGTGCTTGCGCTCCACGGTACTGAGGGAGGTATCGCTTTCAGAAGCCTCCAGGGAGGGAGCTGCTGTCCAGAACTCTGCGGGCAGGTGCTCGGGCGTCAGTTTTTCTTCATCGGCCAATATAACGGCACGCTCCATCACGTTTTTCAGCTCCCGGATATTTCCCTTCCAGGGGTAATGCTTCAGCTTCTGAATAAACTCTTCGCTCATCCCCTCCAGCCGACGGTTCATTTTCAGGTTGTACAGCTGCAGGAAGTGCTGCGCCAGCAGAGGGATATCCGCCTGTCGCTCCCGCAGCGTTGGCACCCTTATCTTGAACACCGAGAGGCGGTAGTACAGGTCAGGACGGAAGCGGTCTGCCTCGGCTTCAGCCTGCAGGTCGCGGTTGGTGGCGGCCACAATGCGCACGTTCACTTTTACAGGTTTTGTATCGCCCAGCTTTGTAAAGGATTGCGTCTCCAGCACGCGCAGGAATTTGGCCTGTAGTTCCGGCGGCATCTCCCCTATCTCATCCAGGAAAATAGTACCGCCGTTGGCTTCTTCGAACAAGCCTTTCTTATCGGCCATCGCCCCGGTAAAGGCTCCTTTCTTGTAGCCAAATATCTCCGACTCCAAAAGGTCTTTCGGGAAAGCGCTGCAGTTGACGGCCACAAACGGTTTGCTGCGCCTTGGGCTGGCACTGTGGATGGCCTGCGCAAACAGCTCCTTTCCCACGCCTGTTTCGCCTTCGAGCAACACGGTCGAATCCGTGGCAGCAACGCGTGCCGTTAGCTCTTTGGCCTGTTTTAAGGCGGGTGTATGGCCGATAATGGTATCTAAGGTAAACTTAGCCTCCACTTGCTTTTCCAGCTCGGCCACCCGTTTGCGCAGCCTTGCTTTGTCGGCAGCCCTGGCCACTGTTACGATCAGTTGCTCGTCGTTCTCCCCTTTGGTCAGGTAATCAAAGGCCCCCTGCTTCATAGCACTTACGCCATCCTGTATCGTTCCGAAGGCCGTCATCAGGATCACCTCCGGCAGCGGGTACTTTTCCTTTACCTTGCGCAGGATGTTCAGGCCATGGTCGTCGGGCAGCTTCACGTCGCTCAGCACCACCTCCACCTCCTCTGCATGGTTCTCCAGCAACTCAAACCCCTCGCGGGCGTTTTTGGCCTGCAGCACCTGGTATCCCTCCAGCTCCAGCACACGTGCCAGTACCTGCCGCAGGTTGTTTTCGTCATCGATGAGGAGAAGCGTTGAATTTGTTTGCATTACTAAAAGGTTTTGGTGCCGCCAAGTTAAGGAGTTCTTTCGTTACATGGTGAGTAAGCTTTTCCTAAGGAAGAGTTCTCCTTCTGATTATACTTCTACAGGCATGGCAATGCATAGCTTCATTCCACCACCGCCCATTCAAAACACAACCCAGACACTTGCAGGAGCTGCGCACGCTGCGGGGTCTTGTTGGCTGCTGCGAAGCAAGCGCATCCTGTTAATCCTCTAATCCTACAAATCCTGCTTCAGGTATTTATAAAAGTCTATATTCTTATACTTGATGTTATCAATTTTTGTAACTTGTATTTGCGTTACACCACCTACTACTCGTTTACATGACTACGAAAACAAATAATACTGCCAAACCCAAGGCAGAAACAGATTTGGCATCCTTTCCCTTTGCTATTCCCAATACGCGGGAGATTGCTTTAGCTGAGAAACAATCCAAAGATCTCCTATTCTCGCTGCTGCAGAAATGCCTGGTTGACCAGCAGGCCGATAAGGCCCCTATGAACTCGCTGTTTAGCATCAGCAAAGTCAACTTTTTGTGACTCCATACACTGTGGCACTACCTCTCGGCGCTATGTAGGGTCCGAAGCGGAGGATGATGTCGGGGTTCCAAAACCTGTAAAACAAACTATTATTCGATTACATACCACTTACAATGTCAAAATTTATTACTGGTAAAGAGCTGGAAGATGCTGTTTACAATATTATCTGGGAGGCAAAAAGAGATCTTTTGATTGTGTCACCTTACATCAAGCTTGATGACTATTTTAAGAACCTGTTTAAAAAGCACCTGAACAGCCCAAAACTGCACATAAACATCATCTTTGGGAAAAATGAAGGGCAGGTAAGCAAGAGCTTCAGTAAGTCTGATCTGAAATTCTTTATGCAGTTTCCCAACATCAGCCTGGTTTACGTGCCCAACCTACACGCGAAATATTATGCCAATGATGAAGCAGGAGTTTTAACCTCCATTAACCTTTATGACTACTCTTTCAAAAATAACATAGAATACGGTGTGATATTCGAGTCGAAAGGTATTAGTCTGCTATCAAAGCAGTCTGATACGGCCGTGTGGGAAACTAGTCTTGACATAGCAAATGACCATGAAGTGGTTTACGTAAAGCGTCCGATTTTTGAAAAAGGTTTACTTAGCAAAAACTACATGGGCTCTAAAGTACTACTAGATAGAACGGAAGAACTTTATAAAGCCAAAACGCTGGAAAGAGGCAAAAAGAGACTTGAGGATTTTGAAGAAGAGCTTGACGCCAACGACTACGCAAAAAGGCCTAGCAGAGAAGAGGTCGAGAAGCAGCCAAGGCCTGTCTACAGTGAACAAAAAGTTTCTGAGCGGCCTTTCCAGCCAGGCTACTGCATTAGAACAGGAGAAAAAATAGCCTTTGACCCAGAGCGGCCTTTAAGTTATCAAGCCTATAAAAGTTGGGCTCAATTTGGAAACGAAGATTACCAGGAAAACTTCTGCCACTACTCAGGTGAGCCCTCAAAGGGTGAAACAAGTGTTCGTCGACCTATACTTTACAAGAATTGGAAGAAGGCGCAGGAATTTAGCAACAGCTCAACCCCTAGGTTTGCCAAGGGTTTATAAAGGCAATACATACAACACTTGAAACACAAGAGCGAAGAGCAAAAAATTTGCTCTTCGCTCTTGTGTTGACAAGGTCTACAGCGTACTTAAAGAGGTAGACTTATAGAGACGCGGCAAGCCTAGGATCTTGTACAGTGCCCCCCTTCTACCACGGAATTTCGCCAGTTTCAGGATTGGTCTCTTCGCTGAAAAACTTTCCTGTTGGTCCGTTCTGGTCTAGTAGCGCATACCTTACAATGCGCTTCCCGGCTTCTTCGACCTCACCCCCATTGTGATTCGTGAAATCGGTTTTGGTATAGCCGGGGCACACCGCATTTACTTTAAAGGCCGTGTCACGCAGTTCGTAGGCCAAATGAACGGTGTACATGTTCATGGCGGCCTTTGAAGAAGCGTAAACCGCATACTTGGCATAGTCATAGGCTGGCCAGCTTGGGTTGCTTTGCAACGAAAGAGAGCCTACGCTGGTGCTTACATTCACAATTCTTGGCTCGGCCGACTTGCGTAGCAGGTCAATAAAAGCCTGCGTGACCCTTGCCACGCCCAGCACATTGGTGTTGAAGGCTGCGGTAAACTGATCTGCTCTCGCCTCAAGTGCGGTATACGGCATCCCCCCGTTGATTCCTGCGTTATTAATAAGCACATCCAAGGCACCTGATTTTTTACCGATGTCCTCACGGGCAGCTTTGACTGAGCTTTCATCTGTTACATCCAGTTGGATGGCCTCTGCGTTGGTCAGCCCTTCCGACTTCAGCTTTTCAACCGCCTCGAGCCCTTTGTTCAAGTCACGGCTTCCGAGGTAAACGTAGAATCCTTTTTGCAGCAGTTGCTTTGCCGTTTCAAAGCCGATGCCTTTGTTCGCTCCTGTAATTAATGCTGATTTCATTTTTAGTGCTTTTTAGATGACTTAGGCAAAAGTGCACCTTCTAAAAATGAAGCCGTTTACCATTTGGTAAAAACAGTTCTAGCGGATGTTCTTCCGTATTCTGCTCAACGACTGCTGCGTCACCCCTAAGTAGGACGCGATATAAGCTAAGGGAACACGGTTGATAAGCGACGGATAGTTTTCCATGAACTCTAAATAACGCGTAGTAGCGTCTTGTGAAATGACGGGGCCTTTTCTGGACTTTTGGAACATGCAGGCATGCACCATCTTGTTCTTGATGCTGTCCCAGCCTACAATGGTGTGGGAGAGCTCTTCCCAATCCTGCTTCGAAAATAGCATGAGTTTACAGTCCGTACAGGCCTGTATGTATTCTGTAGAGACCAGGTTAGCTTCAAAATTGATGTAATCAACCACTAAACTGTTTTCGTTGATAAAGCAACGCGTGATTCCTTCCCCTTTGTTGTTGTAGTAACAGCCCCGCATCACACCTTCCACAATAAAGCCGACGTGCCTGGGGATACTTCCAGCCTGGGAAAAGTACTCGTCTTTTTGCAGGTCTGCTGCTATTGCTCTTTTTTCAACAAAGCTGATTTGTTGCTTGTTCAGGTTGCCAAACTGCAAAATGTACTCTATCAACTCTTTCATGACAGTAAGTTACACAAACTCATTTTTGAAGAACTTACCATATGGTAAAAAGTATCGCTTCCTTACTTAAAAAAAGTCATTGCAAGGATGAAGTCTTCTTTCACTAAAATGTTATCATCAAGTATAGATAACCCTGATCTTCTTGCAGCACTTTGCAGCAGCGGTACACAGAGTAAAATACAAAAGAGCAAAAGTCCATTCGGTATTCCTACGCCACATTTTACGGTTGCCCCACCGCCTTTGCTGGCACAGCAACATAGGGGAAGCTGTCTTTATACCTGTTCAGCTTCTTTTCGAACAGGTGCCAGGAGGCAACGCTCAGGCCGACTAAAACCAGGGCTTCTACCGTTAGCAGTAAAGGGCGGTTAACGGTACCCACACCCAGCTGCTGCAGGAGCCGCTCGGTAAAGTACGGGACGAAGTTATGGAACAGGTAAAGACCATAGCTGATCTGCCCCACATACCGCATGGGCCTTGAAGACAGCAGCCGGCCAGCTATGCCTTTGAACCCCTGCGCTGCACCAAAAGTGATGCTGCTAAACAAACTGATCACCGCAAAATCCCTGCACACTCCTAAAACAGGCATTGATTTCAGCAGCCCTGGCGTAAGCTGCAGCACCCCGAAAATAACCAGGCCTGCTACCCCTCCTGCTTGTATCCAGGCAGCAAACTTGTCGCGCCGCCGGGCATCGCCCCTAAAGCTCCTGCTTTTCTCACACAGCGCCAGCAGCGCCCCCGCCCCCAGGTAGTGCAAAGAACTGATGGGGAGCACCCCTGCTCTGCTTCCTCCCACTTCCAGCAGGAGACACGCCAGCTTGAAGGCTGGGGCAAGAAGTATAAACCCTCCCATGGTTACAAAAAGGTGGCGCCTCGGCGTAAAAAGTATAACGAACGGCCACAGCAGGTAAAACTGCTCTTCCACCGCCAGCGACCACAGGTGCGAGGCCTCTCCTATCCAGTGCCCCTCCCTAAAGATGGCTATGTTCGAAAGATAGCTCAGGTGCCACCCGAGGTAACGCTGTATGTTGACGGAGCCCAGCAGTGCGGCAAGTATGACCACCAGGTAGTAGAGCGGAAATATCCGGAGAAACCTGCGGGCGTAGAAGCTCCTGACGACCTGCTTTTTAGCCACCCCCAATGCTTCGGCCTTTGTGCGGGCATCCAGCAGTATACCCGTGATCAAATAGCCGCTCAGCACAAAAAACAGCTGTACCCCCAAGCCTCCGAATCCTGTTTGCTTTACCTCCGGCGTCCAGTGGAAAAGCACGACAGCAGTTACGGCGATTGCGCGGAGGCCGTCCAGTTGCACCATGTAGCCTTGCCTTGTCAGCTTCAAGTTCATAAAAGTTCTCCTCCCTGCCTCTGGCCTCACCGAAGCCTGTAAAAGCAGGCGGCAAAGGTACAAAAAGACAGGAGCTTGCTATAAAATATCGGCTGCAGGTCTATATTTGCAGGCAAGCCCACTTTACCTGCAGGAGTTCCCGTAGTTGAAAAAGCGAAGCAGGTAACTCTATAAACTATAGCCACTATGATGGATGTTCTAATTCTTCTGGCCGGATTTGCGGCCTTGATCTACGGTGCCACCAAGCTAGTGGACGCTGCCTCCAGCCTGGCATCAAGACTGGGCGTGCCTAATATTGTGATCGGCCTGACCATTGTGGCCTTCGGAACATCTGCACCGGAGCTGGTGGTGAACCTTTTCGCGGCGGTAGACAACAACACGGCAATGGTGCTGGGCAACGTGCTGGGAAGTAATATCTTCAACGTGCTGGGTATTTTGGGTATCTCCGCCCTTATTTATCCACTCAGTGTGAAATCCAACACCACCTGGCTGGAGGTCCCGCTGAGCTTACTGGCTGCGGTTGCCGTGCTCGTGCTGGCCAATGACACGTTTCTGGACGGGGATGCATCTAACGCCATTTCCCGCACAGACGGGATCATTCTGCTGCTCTTCTTTTCCATCTTCCTGGTGTACAACATTACCTTGGCCGTCGGGGGAACAGGAGAAGATGAGACACCCACGCAGCAGTATACTTACCTGCAGGCCTCCCTATTTCTGCTGGTTGGCCTTGCCGGGCTGATTATCGGAGGTCGCCTGATCGTGATGAGTGCCGTGAGCATCGCCGAGTCTTTTGGGCTTTCGGAGCGCATCATTGGCCTTACCATCGTGTCGATCGGCACCTCGCTGCCGGAGTTGGCCACCTCGGTGGTAGCCGTCAGAAAGCGTAACGTGGATATCGCCATAGGCAACGTGGTAGGGTCTAACATCTTTAACATCTTTTTTATACTTGGCATTTCGACGGTCGTAACGCAGGTACCGGTGCAGCCTGAGGCAGGTACAGACATCATGGTTACTATTGTATCCAGCCTGCTTCTGTTCCTGTTTATCTTCACAGGAAAAGGAAGGCAGCTGGCGCGTTGGGAAGGGGCAGTTTTGCTAGCCCTCTACGTTGGCTATATCCTGATGCTTCTATTCTAGGCTGGCACCAGGCGCTAAGGCTGTTTATACTATTTGAGTACACAATTTCCCTTTGTTAGTGCCTGCAGCCTGCACCCCTCACTTTATTCACAAAATATGTAGCTCCGCCTGTTGTTTTAGTCATTGCAACACCATTCCTTTGCTGCGATGATAGCTACAGGTATACAGGTTATTAAAAAGCTCCACGTGCTGCTGGCAGTAATGCTGTGCGCTGTGCTGGCTTTTGCCATGCCTGTTCCTGTACAAGCGGCACCTTCCCAGGAAGCTGCACAGCAGGATTTGCTAGACCTGTCCGTAGAGAAGCAGCTGGTTCTCTTTGCCGGGGAGATTTCCTCCGGAGAGCCGGAGGCTGTACTTCAGCTAGACAAGGCACTGCTGACCCCGATACTGAGGGTAGTCCTGCAACAGCTTTACCCTCAGGCACAAAACGCAGCTCCTGCGCCGCACTTTCACCCTGCCTCCAACGGCGGCTGCGGCTTGCATACCATCCTCACTAAAGGCCCTTAGAAACACCCTCCATTCCTACTCCTTCTCTGGTCTGAGAAGCTGTTTTGCTGTGCTGTTTATAGCACGGGAATGTAACGTATGTTTCTATTTTTTGCCTTAGTGGGCTTGTGCACATGGAGCTGTTCCAGAATCTCCTCGATTTTATTTTACACATTGACCAACACCTGATTCTGCTGCTGCAGGAGTACAGGAACTGGATCTACCTGATTCTCTTTCTAATCGTATTTTGTGAGACAGGGCTGGTGGTCACTCCTTTTCTTCCGGGCGACTCGCTGCTTTTTGCGCTTGGAGCCCTGGCAGCCATTCCCTCGTCAGGCTTACAAGTAGCGTTGTTGCTGGGGCTGCTGTGCGTTGCGGCCATCTTAGGCGACTCTTTCAACTACCTCACGGGCATCAAGCTGGGCGCTAAAGTCTATCATAAGAATTATTGGTTTCTGCGCCAAAAGCACCTGCAGAAGGCTGAGCAGTTCTACGTTCGCCACGGCGGGCGCACCATTATCTACGCGCGCTTTATACCCATTGTGCGCACTTTTGCACCCTTTGCGGCAGGCATGGCAAAAATGCACTACAAGCGTTTCCTGTACTTCAATGTGGTGGGGGCGCTGCTCTGGGTCTTCTTTTTCATCATGATCGGCTACCTGTTTGGCAACCTGCCTGCAGTAAAGCAAAACTTCTCGCTCCTGGTCATGGGCATTATAGGCGTTTCCATGTTACCCCCTGTTTTAGCGTTTGTGAAACAGCGCCTGGTAACACCGGTCAGGCAGTAACCCTTCATGTTGCAGCTGTTTCTTGGCGGCTATTGCTAAATTCTATACTTAAACAAAGATGAGTCTTTTATCAAAAGGCAACGCCGTCTCCACCGGGGGGCTCCTTATTTCGCTTGGTATCATTTATGGCGACATCGGCACTTCGCCCCTGTACGTGATGAAGGCCATCATCGGGGATGCCCCTATCTCAGAGGCGCTGGTGTATGGCGGTATATCCTGCGTGTTCTGGACCCTTACCCTGCAAACTACTATAAAGTACGTGCTTCTCACGCTGCAGGCAGATAACAATGGGGAGGGAGGAATTTTTTCCCTGTACACCCTTATCAGGCGCAAAGCAAGTTGGTTGGTTGTACCTTCTATGGTCGGAGGGGCAGCTTTGTTGGCGGATGGTATCATCACTCCGCCCATCTCTGTCTCCTCCGCTATAGAGGGGTTACGCCTCCTGTATCCTGCTATTCCTACCGTTCCGCTGGTGCAGGCCATCCTAACGGGGTTATTTCTCATGCAGAGCTTTGGAACCGAAATCGTAGGGAAGGCTTTCGGGCCCATCATGCTGCTTTGGTTTACCACACTGGCCTCCCTGGGTGCTGTCTCCGTGGTGCAGCACCCGGAGATACTGCAGGCGCTGAATCCTGCCTATGCATACAACCTGCTGCTGTACTACCCGAATGGCTTTTGGCTCTTGGGGACTGTGTTCCTGTGTACCACTGGAGCGGAGGCCCTGTACTCGGACCTGGGCCACTGCGGGCGCCCAAATATCCGCCTGAGCTGGGCCTTTGTGAAAACCTCTTTGCTCTTAAACTACCTGGGGCAGGGAGCCTGGCTGATGACGCAAGAAGGCAGCAGGCTACAGGGAAATCCGTTCTATGGCCTGATGCCGGATTGGTTTTTACTTTTCGGCATCACGATAGCGACCATTGCGGCCATCATTGCGAGCCAGGCGCTGATATCCGGCTCCTTTACGCTTATCAGTGAGGCTATCCGCCTAAACCTGTGGCCGAAGGTAAAGCTGGTGTACCCCACCAACCTGAAGGGCCAGCTTTATGTGCCCAGCATTAACTGGCTCCTGTGGCTGGGCTGCGTGGGAGTGGTACTGTACTTCCGCGAGTCCGAGCACATGGAGGCAGCGTACGGCCTGGCCATCACCATGGCAATGCTTTCCACCACTGTTCTGATGTCTTACTACCTCTATACCAGGTTTAAATCCAAGGTAGTGGTCTCGCTGTTCCTGGCTACTTATCTGCTCATCGAACTGGCATTCCTGGTGGCCAACCTTAACAAGTTCCCGCACGGGGGCTGGGTCTCCCTGTTGCTTGGCATGCTGTTGCTGACGGTGATGTACATCTGGAGAAATGCCTACTACATCAAGCGTAGCTTCACAGAGTATGTTCGCCTGCCTGACTACCTTCCTGCCCTCGAGGCCTTGAGCACTGATGAGACGATCCCGAAGTATACCACTCACCTGGTGTTCATGACAAGCGCCTCTGACCCAAAGGAAATCGAATCTAAGATCATCTATTCTATTTTCCAGAAGCGCCCCAAGCGGGCTGACATTTACTGGTTTATACATGTGGAGACAACAGACGAGCCTTACACCACCGAGTACAAAGTACAGCACATAGCGGAGGGCGATGTGATTCGCATAGACTTTAAGCTGGGGTTCAGGGTGGAGCAGCGGATTAACCTTTTCTTCCGCAAGGTAGTGGAGGAGCTTGTTGAAAACGGAGAGGTAGACATTACCAGCCGCTATCAGTCCCTGAGCAAGCAGCACCTCATCGGTGACTTCCGCTTCGTGGTGCTGGAGAAATTCCTCTCCTACGATAACGACCTGCCTCTCAAAAAGCGCCTGATCATGGAGTGCTACTTTAACCTAAAGCAGTTTGCCACCTCCGAGAGCAAGTGGTTTGGCTTAGACACCAGCTCTGTGAAAGTGGAGAAAGTGCCGCTGGTGATAGCTCCCGCCAAGTTGCCCCAGTTAAAACGCGTGCTGGCTTAACGTGTAAACGTGATGATTCTGACAAAAGAAACGCTGCAGGCAAAGTTCTCGCCCCGCAAGCTCCTTCTCCCCCTGCTGTTGGGCCTGGGAGTGGTGGGCTACATGCTGCACCAGAGCTATGAACCGGGTCAGTTGCAAACGCTGCTGCAGGCAAACCCCTTCTGGCTGGCTATGGCTTTGCTACTGCTCCTCGTGCGGGACTGTGGTTATATGCACCGTATCCGCTACATCACCGAAAAAGAGCTTACTTGGAAGCAAAGCTTTCAGGTGATCACGCTATGGGAGTTTGCCTCCTGTGCCCTGCCCTCTGTGGTAGGCGGTTCCACCATTGCGTCCTACATCCTGTTCAAAGAGGGCATTGCCCTCGGGAGGTCCGTGGCACAGGTGATGGTGACAGCCCTGCTCGACAACCTGTACTTTGTGTTGGCGGTGCCCCTGGTGCTACTCTCTGCAAAAAGGCAGCTGCTGCCCGAGCTGGAGACGCTGCATGAAACAGTTAGGCAAAGCCTGGGCATTGCCTTTGTAGTTTCATACCTGCTGATCGCCCTCTATGCCTTCACCATGTTCTACGCTTTGTTTCTTAACCCGCTGGCTGTGAAGCGGCTTCTGCTAAGGCTAGGGCATACCAGACTGTTTCGACGCTGGAGACAAGCTTTGTTTCGGCATGCCAATGAACTGCTGCTAGCCTCAAAGCACCTGCGTACGAAAAACAGGGCTTACTGGCTCCACGCCAGCATCTCAACTGCCTTTGTCTGGACGGCCCGCTACGCCATCATCGGCTGCCTGGTAGCTGCGTTCACGCAAATGGGTATAGGCGATCACTTTGTCGTGTTTGCACGCAACCTGGTGTACAAGATCGTGCTGCTGGTGTCCGTAACTCCTGGCGGAGCAGGGCTTGCAGAGCTTGTTTTCCCGGCTTTCTTCGGGGCTTTCCTGGGGAGCTTTACCACCGTTATTGTGCTGCTCTACCGCCTGCTAACCTATTACCTCTACCTGGTGGTTGGCACCCTCGTCTTCCCCCGTTGGGTAGCCAGGGTTTATACTTCTGAGGTAAGTGCTCCAATGCCTGCAACAGCGATCAGTACAGCTCACACATTCCCTTTACACATACCTGTAGCACCGTCGCAACATGAATAACCTACGCAAAAACCTGACCCGCCGCAAAAGTGTCACTGCGCTACAGGCGGACTATGAGCGGGACGGCAGCACCCACGGAACAGACCTGGTTCGTACGCTCCAGCTGAAGGACCTTGTCTCCTTTGGGATTGCCGCCATCATCGGTGCCGGTATTTTCAGCACCATCGGCAATGCCAGCGCAGCCGGCGGCCCCGGTGTATCGCTACTCTTCATCTTCACAGCTATTGCCTGCGGCTTTTCAGCGTTGTGCTACGCCCAGTTTGCCGCGGCCATTCCTGTATCCGGCAGCGCCTATACGTACGCCTATGCCTCGTTTGGGGAGCTGGTTGCCTGGATCATCGGCTGGGACCTTCTGATGGAGTATGCCATCGGTAACATCGCCGTAGCCATCTCCTGGTCCGACTACTTTACCGCCGTCTTGCATGGTGTTGGCTTCGGCGTACCGGAGTACCTGACGATGGACTACCTCAGCGCCTCCCGCGGCTACCAAACGGCGCTGGAGCTGCTGGCAGAAGGGCAAAGCCTCTCTGCCTTGCCCGGGCACATTCAAGCCGCTTATGTTGCCTGGCAAAACGCCCCTTCTCTGGGTGGCATCAAGTTGGTGGCGGATTTCCCGGCCCTGGCCATTACCGCGCTCATCACCTACCTGGTGTACATCGGCATCAAGGAATCGAAGCGCACAGCAAACTTGCTGGTGCTGCTGAAACTGCTGGTGATCCTGCTGGTAATCTCTGTGGGTGCCTTCTATGTAAAAACTGACAACTGGACCCCGTTTGCTCCAAATGGGCTGGCCGGCATCATGAAAGGAGTATCTGCCGTTTTCTTTGCCTACATCGGCTTTGATGCGATCTCTACCACGGCCGAGGAGTGTGAGAACCCGCAACGGGACCTGCCGCGTGCCATGATCCTGGCCCTCGTCATCTGTACTGTGCTTTACGTAGTGCTGGCGTTGGTGCTCACAGGCATGGTTCCTTTTGGCGAACTGGCCGTAGGAGACCCGCTGGCCTATGTGTTTTCGAGGGTGAAGCTGGATGTTATTGCGGGCATCGTAGCCACGAGTGCCATTGTGGCTATGGCCAGTGTACTACTGGTGTTTCAGTACGGGCAACCCCGCATCTGGATGACCATGAGCCGTGATGGGCTTCTCCCCGGTGCCTTCTCCCGCATCCACCCTAAACACAAAACGCCATACTTTGCCACCATTGTGACTGGCGTGGTTGTCGCAGTGCCTGCTCTTTTCATGAACCTGAC includes:
- a CDS encoding calcium/sodium antiporter; this encodes MMDVLILLAGFAALIYGATKLVDAASSLASRLGVPNIVIGLTIVAFGTSAPELVVNLFAAVDNNTAMVLGNVLGSNIFNVLGILGISALIYPLSVKSNTTWLEVPLSLLAAVAVLVLANDTFLDGDASNAISRTDGIILLLFFSIFLVYNITLAVGGTGEDETPTQQYTYLQASLFLLVGLAGLIIGGRLIVMSAVSIAESFGLSERIIGLTIVSIGTSLPELATSVVAVRKRNVDIAIGNVVGSNIFNIFFILGISTVVTQVPVQPEAGTDIMVTIVSSLLLFLFIFTGKGRQLARWEGAVLLALYVGYILMLLF
- a CDS encoding acyltransferase family protein, giving the protein MNLKLTRQGYMVQLDGLRAIAVTAVVLFHWTPEVKQTGFGGLGVQLFFVLSGYLITGILLDARTKAEALGVAKKQVVRSFYARRFLRIFPLYYLVVILAALLGSVNIQRYLGWHLSYLSNIAIFREGHWIGEASHLWSLAVEEQFYLLWPFVILFTPRRHLFVTMGGFILLAPAFKLACLLLEVGGSRAGVLPISSLHYLGAGALLALCEKSRSFRGDARRRDKFAAWIQAGGVAGLVIFGVLQLTPGLLKSMPVLGVCRDFAVISLFSSITFGAAQGFKGIAGRLLSSRPMRYVGQISYGLYLFHNFVPYFTERLLQQLGVGTVNRPLLLTVEALVLVGLSVASWHLFEKKLNRYKDSFPYVAVPAKAVGQP
- a CDS encoding phospholipase D-like domain-containing protein yields the protein MSKFITGKELEDAVYNIIWEAKRDLLIVSPYIKLDDYFKNLFKKHLNSPKLHINIIFGKNEGQVSKSFSKSDLKFFMQFPNISLVYVPNLHAKYYANDEAGVLTSINLYDYSFKNNIEYGVIFESKGISLLSKQSDTAVWETSLDIANDHEVVYVKRPIFEKGLLSKNYMGSKVLLDRTEELYKAKTLERGKKRLEDFEEELDANDYAKRPSREEVEKQPRPVYSEQKVSERPFQPGYCIRTGEKIAFDPERPLSYQAYKSWAQFGNEDYQENFCHYSGEPSKGETSVRRPILYKNWKKAQEFSNSSTPRFAKGL
- the kdpF gene encoding K(+)-transporting ATPase subunit F codes for the protein MIALFILSIVTFGYLFYVLLKPEKF
- a CDS encoding DUF7674 family protein, which translates into the protein MSAMIQHHEISKELSQEFPDLAPEISLEENKRNLHRQLACFASYTNRFIDAVNLDGARRCFREANKLLQEGDQQVRHALQVSYLYALHLYNGDNSLQWRLLMGPALVRCSQQMTHNMLP
- a CDS encoding SDR family oxidoreductase — translated: MKSALITGANKGIGFETAKQLLQKGFYVYLGSRDLNKGLEAVEKLKSEGLTNAEAIQLDVTDESSVKAAREDIGKKSGALDVLINNAGINGGMPYTALEARADQFTAAFNTNVLGVARVTQAFIDLLRKSAEPRIVNVSTSVGSLSLQSNPSWPAYDYAKYAVYASSKAAMNMYTVHLAYELRDTAFKVNAVCPGYTKTDFTNHNGGEVEEAGKRIVRYALLDQNGPTGKFFSEETNPETGEIPW
- a CDS encoding Crp/Fnr family transcriptional regulator; the protein is MKELIEYILQFGNLNKQQISFVEKRAIAADLQKDEYFSQAGSIPRHVGFIVEGVMRGCYYNNKGEGITRCFINENSLVVDYINFEANLVSTEYIQACTDCKLMLFSKQDWEELSHTIVGWDSIKNKMVHACMFQKSRKGPVISQDATTRYLEFMENYPSLINRVPLAYIASYLGVTQQSLSRIRKNIR
- a CDS encoding sigma-54-dependent transcriptional regulator, whose product is MQTNSTLLLIDDENNLRQVLARVLELEGYQVLQAKNAREGFELLENHAEEVEVVLSDVKLPDDHGLNILRKVKEKYPLPEVILMTAFGTIQDGVSAMKQGAFDYLTKGENDEQLIVTVARAADKARLRKRVAELEKQVEAKFTLDTIIGHTPALKQAKELTARVAATDSTVLLEGETGVGKELFAQAIHSASPRRSKPFVAVNCSAFPKDLLESEIFGYKKGAFTGAMADKKGLFEEANGGTIFLDEIGEMPPELQAKFLRVLETQSFTKLGDTKPVKVNVRIVAATNRDLQAEAEADRFRPDLYYRLSVFKIRVPTLRERQADIPLLAQHFLQLYNLKMNRRLEGMSEEFIQKLKHYPWKGNIRELKNVMERAVILADEEKLTPEHLPAEFWTAAPSLEASESDTSLSTVERKHIMKILEQTDGNKTEAARRLHIGLTTLYRKVQEYGLN